From a region of the Thermomicrobium roseum DSM 5159 genome:
- a CDS encoding tetratricopeptide repeat protein, whose amino-acid sequence MSTIPLEEAIGRARRALAEGRLDEAKGLCQAIRRAVPEALVGLRLWSEVSRQEGDAETAERLLEVVLERDPEDAEAWCALAELHRARGDKEAALRLLQVAWECAPWRRELAERLGEWANEERREGRLWPTRAALSAWYERQGWWTRAAEECRALLTGSAERVDVRQRLIRCLWRSGMQEEAFRAAETLLGERGETVGVLVVAALVARRRGDEEAAQAHRERLLALDPVGEGIERYCGPEEREGREWLRATEPVLVEEPAFAEASGELELLWELPTDEELEEARPGAAGVVTGVEETGRADEVALVSGLETGERDGVESTSQGWTLPGDEEIEAARPREELEPGWTGLLEELAASGVEPFSYGEESVSGGPAEGEGAVVAGQEESVAATGEETRESGEEVREPLEVVEFGRAAREERESVETPAELAGDEIAQVRMLVESGAVVEAVRVAQRLVREGHGDIAALVPVLERVVSGEGLGAREAAMTLGAIYRRRGDRALASRYYELALRLRNE is encoded by the coding sequence ATGAGCACGATCCCGCTCGAGGAAGCGATCGGGCGAGCGAGGCGAGCGCTCGCGGAGGGGCGTTTGGATGAAGCGAAGGGGCTCTGCCAGGCGATCCGGCGAGCGGTGCCGGAAGCGCTGGTGGGGTTGCGGCTGTGGAGCGAGGTGAGCCGACAGGAAGGCGATGCGGAGACAGCCGAGCGACTGCTTGAAGTCGTGTTGGAGCGTGATCCGGAAGATGCGGAGGCGTGGTGCGCGCTTGCCGAGCTACACCGGGCGAGGGGCGACAAAGAAGCAGCTCTTCGTCTGTTGCAAGTCGCCTGGGAATGCGCACCATGGCGTCGGGAATTGGCAGAGCGACTGGGCGAGTGGGCGAACGAGGAGAGACGAGAGGGTCGACTGTGGCCGACACGAGCTGCTCTCTCCGCATGGTACGAGAGGCAGGGGTGGTGGACACGTGCTGCCGAAGAATGTCGTGCGCTGCTGACGGGGTCGGCCGAGCGCGTCGACGTGCGGCAGCGGTTGATCCGCTGTTTGTGGCGTTCTGGTATGCAGGAGGAGGCTTTCCGCGCAGCGGAGACCTTGCTCGGTGAGCGCGGTGAGACGGTCGGGGTGCTGGTGGTAGCCGCGCTGGTGGCGAGGAGGCGGGGAGACGAGGAGGCAGCGCAGGCGCACCGCGAACGCTTGTTGGCGCTCGATCCGGTCGGTGAGGGGATCGAGCGGTATTGTGGGCCGGAGGAGCGTGAGGGACGGGAGTGGTTGAGGGCGACTGAGCCCGTGCTCGTGGAGGAGCCAGCATTCGCTGAAGCGTCCGGCGAGCTGGAACTCTTGTGGGAGTTGCCGACTGACGAGGAGCTCGAGGAGGCGCGACCCGGTGCGGCTGGGGTCGTGACGGGTGTGGAGGAAACAGGACGAGCCGATGAAGTCGCCCTGGTGAGTGGCCTCGAAACAGGCGAGAGAGATGGAGTGGAGTCGACCAGCCAGGGGTGGACGTTGCCGGGCGATGAGGAGATCGAAGCGGCGCGACCGCGCGAGGAACTCGAGCCTGGCTGGACCGGGCTGCTGGAGGAGTTGGCCGCGAGCGGTGTCGAGCCGTTCTCGTACGGGGAAGAGTCTGTCAGTGGCGGACCCGCGGAGGGGGAGGGTGCGGTCGTCGCGGGGCAGGAGGAGTCGGTTGCCGCGACAGGAGAGGAAACGCGCGAGAGTGGGGAAGAGGTCCGTGAGCCGCTGGAGGTGGTGGAGTTCGGACGAGCCGCGCGTGAAGAGCGCGAGAGTGTGGAGACACCTGCGGAGCTGGCTGGTGACGAGATCGCGCAGGTTCGGATGCTGGTGGAGAGCGGTGCGGTGGTCGAGGCGGTACGAGTCGCCCAGCGGCTCGTTCGCGAGGGACACGGTGACATCGCAGCGCTGGTTCCCGTCTTGGAGCGGGTCGTGAGTGGTGAGGGGTTGGGTGCGCGCGAAGCGGCGATGACGTTGGGAGCGATCTACCGTCGGCGCGGTGATCGCGCGTTGGCGTCACGGTACTACGAGCTGGCGCTGCGGTTGCGGAACGAGTAG
- a CDS encoding queuosine 5'-phosphate N-glycosylase/hydrolase codes for MDPFLTTLPDPLSIRTACRTVIQRAHWVSLDFSALPTLADRLPHPLPNLPAWDHPLHWRGTPEQTANYVLLLDALNFCFWGEPRWQVEYGGRTYDGYWALAASLRRALDCGLPLWDPHFLSRLTDAEITALFAGQGTIPLLEWRIRHVREIARGLIEHCRGSFATLIAAAGGSSIELVRLVVGTFPSFDDVATYDGQRVPFYKRAQLLCTDLAGAFRGTGLGCFHDLDLLTAFADYKLPQVLRAFGVLRYHPELAARIDARQEIPAGSPEEVEIRAATVLAVDALTLSLRTRGLPAAPWRVDWALWQLGQNLPPDAPPYHRTRSRFY; via the coding sequence ATGGATCCTTTCCTCACCACCCTTCCTGACCCCCTCAGTATTCGCACGGCTTGTCGTACTGTCATCCAGCGCGCCCACTGGGTATCGCTCGATTTCTCCGCACTCCCCACCCTCGCCGACCGTCTTCCTCACCCCTTACCAAATCTCCCGGCCTGGGATCACCCGCTGCATTGGCGCGGCACTCCCGAGCAAACAGCCAATTACGTTCTGCTCCTCGATGCCCTCAATTTCTGTTTCTGGGGCGAACCGCGCTGGCAGGTCGAGTACGGCGGTCGGACCTACGACGGCTATTGGGCGCTCGCCGCCAGCCTGCGGCGGGCTCTCGACTGCGGTCTCCCTCTCTGGGATCCCCACTTTCTGTCCCGGCTCACCGACGCCGAGATCACCGCGCTCTTCGCTGGCCAGGGGACGATTCCGCTCTTGGAATGGCGCATTCGGCACGTCCGCGAGATCGCCCGCGGACTCATCGAACACTGTCGCGGCTCCTTCGCCACGCTCATCGCTGCTGCCGGCGGCAGCAGCATCGAACTCGTCCGCCTCGTCGTCGGTACTTTCCCGTCCTTCGATGACGTCGCCACGTACGATGGACAGCGCGTTCCCTTCTACAAGCGAGCCCAACTCCTCTGTACCGATCTGGCCGGAGCCTTCCGGGGCACTGGACTCGGCTGCTTCCACGATCTCGATCTCCTCACCGCCTTCGCTGATTACAAGCTCCCCCAGGTCCTCCGTGCCTTCGGCGTCCTCCGCTATCATCCCGAACTCGCTGCCCGAATCGACGCTCGCCAAGAGATCCCAGCTGGCTCACCCGAGGAGGTCGAAATCCGCGCTGCTACCGTCCTCGCCGTCGACGCGCTCACCCTCTCCCTCCGCACCCGCGGCCTTCCCGCTGCTCCGTGGCGCGTCGACTGGGCACTGTGGCAACTCGGCCAAAACCTTCCGCCCGACGCTCCTCCCTATCACCGGACACGGTCTCGTTTTTACTGA
- the glgA gene encoding glycogen synthase — translation MGTLSKVLVLTNEYPPHVYGGAGVHVEYLTRELARHVAVEVRCFGDQLIDTPNLRVRGYRGWEEIRSAGDRRHWPALDALSRNLLMVRDPIDADLIHAHTWYTDLAALWGRLLWERPFVLTVHSLEPLRPWKREQLGTAYHLSSWMERVAIESADAVIAVSGATREDVLRLYRVAPERVHVIHNGIDTALYRRTSETAALERIGVDLARPFVLFVGRITRQKGIAYLLAAVPHLPADVQIVLLAGQPDTPELAHLVESRVAEFRERRGGIFWVPEMLPRQEVIQFYSHATVFCCPSIYEPFGLINLEAMACECPVVASDVGGIPEVVVDGETGLLVHVEIDPERGEPVDPDGYAQDLARAIRRIIEDPALRARLGRNGRQRVEQLFSWSAVAERTLALYRSLV, via the coding sequence ATGGGCACGCTGAGTAAAGTGCTGGTCCTGACGAACGAGTACCCACCGCACGTCTATGGTGGGGCGGGTGTTCATGTCGAGTACCTCACGCGCGAGCTCGCTCGTCACGTCGCGGTGGAGGTGCGGTGCTTCGGGGATCAGTTGATCGACACGCCGAACCTTCGCGTTCGGGGTTATCGCGGCTGGGAGGAGATCCGGTCTGCCGGCGATCGGCGGCACTGGCCGGCACTCGATGCGCTGTCTCGTAACCTCCTGATGGTGCGGGATCCGATCGATGCCGATCTTATCCATGCCCACACCTGGTACACTGATTTGGCTGCACTGTGGGGACGCCTCCTCTGGGAGCGTCCCTTCGTGTTGACCGTTCATTCCCTCGAACCGTTGCGCCCCTGGAAAAGGGAGCAACTCGGTACGGCGTACCACCTCAGCTCCTGGATGGAGCGGGTCGCTATCGAATCGGCTGACGCCGTGATCGCGGTCTCCGGTGCCACCCGTGAGGACGTCCTGCGACTCTACCGAGTGGCACCGGAGCGCGTCCATGTGATCCACAACGGGATCGACACGGCTCTCTATCGTCGAACCAGCGAGACCGCCGCACTCGAGCGCATTGGTGTCGACCTCGCACGCCCGTTCGTGCTGTTCGTGGGACGGATCACGCGCCAGAAGGGGATCGCCTACCTGCTCGCGGCAGTTCCGCACCTTCCAGCGGACGTCCAAATCGTCCTGCTGGCGGGCCAACCCGATACACCCGAACTCGCTCATCTCGTGGAGTCGCGGGTCGCTGAATTCCGGGAACGACGTGGCGGAATCTTCTGGGTACCGGAAATGCTGCCGCGTCAGGAGGTGATCCAGTTCTACTCGCACGCGACGGTCTTCTGTTGCCCGTCGATCTACGAGCCTTTCGGCCTGATCAATCTGGAAGCCATGGCCTGCGAGTGCCCGGTCGTAGCCTCGGATGTCGGCGGGATACCCGAGGTGGTGGTCGATGGTGAGACCGGGCTCCTCGTTCATGTGGAGATCGACCCGGAACGCGGTGAGCCGGTCGATCCTGACGGGTATGCCCAGGATCTGGCACGCGCGATCCGGCGTATCATCGAGGATCCAGCGCTCCGGGCACGACTGGGCCGCAACGGCCGCCAGCGGGTCGAGCAACTGTTCAGCTGGTCGGCCGTTGCAGAGCGGACACTGGCACTTTACCGGAGTCTGGTGTGA
- a CDS encoding heavy metal translocating P-type ATPase, with protein sequence MLRELADDDAIARAAYDPDRGELVVHYRSSSDPATVEKRAQQVAELLAEHRAATASACPDCANGLVTVQNGMETDAPMTTLTVPVPSAGVSARRQPRRVDREERMLWWQQHGLLLSTAATGILLVSAWSADRAGLPSWLSLVLYLLAYAAGGSYATYRALRALAQATIDIDLLMILAAAGAAILDAWPEGGILLFLFSLGNALEHYALGRTHRAVRALMELRPETALVVRDGAEYLVPVEDLVPGDEVIVRPAERIPVDGIVLSGDSSVDQSAITGESLPVHKRPGDPVFSGTLNMTGLLRVRVERAVHESTLARIIEIVEQAREQKSRAQRFAEAFQGKYALGVIVVSALAFAVPVALGAPAETTFYRAMTLLVAASPCALVISTPASILSALANAARNGVLFKGSLQLETIGTIDAVVFDKTGTLTVGKPRLTELIPAEGIDAQEVLRFVAPVEYRSEHPLGLAIVAHADALGAFDHALVDRVESLTALVGRGVRAEVAGRTVLVGNELLLREHGIAVPPDLHEVASELRERGRTAVYAALDGRVVAVFGIADVVRPVARQVITQLRALGIRRLVMLTGDNERAARAIAREIGLEEWRAGLLPEDKVAVVRELQAAGLRVAMVGDGVNDAPALAAADVGIAMGAAGTDVALETADVVLMSDDLTKLPYAIQLSRAARRVIVQNLAIALGVIVVLVTSILVHGVPLPLAVVGHEGSTIVVVLNGLRLLAFRPRSTELSPAAVPARP encoded by the coding sequence ATGCTTCGCGAATTGGCCGACGATGACGCGATCGCTCGCGCGGCCTACGATCCTGATCGCGGTGAACTCGTCGTCCACTACCGGTCGTCGAGCGATCCGGCGACGGTGGAAAAGAGGGCTCAGCAAGTGGCCGAGCTCCTGGCTGAGCACCGCGCCGCGACTGCGTCGGCTTGTCCCGACTGCGCCAATGGTTTGGTCACCGTCCAGAACGGGATGGAAACGGACGCCCCGATGACGACACTCACCGTACCAGTTCCGTCGGCAGGAGTGAGCGCGCGCCGGCAGCCAAGGCGTGTCGATCGCGAAGAACGGATGCTCTGGTGGCAACAGCACGGTTTGCTCCTGAGTACCGCCGCGACCGGTATCTTGCTCGTCTCCGCCTGGTCCGCTGACCGGGCGGGACTTCCCAGCTGGCTCTCCCTCGTCCTCTATCTCCTCGCCTATGCAGCTGGTGGCTCGTACGCGACGTATCGGGCTCTCCGCGCACTCGCTCAGGCGACGATCGACATCGATCTCCTCATGATCCTGGCTGCTGCGGGTGCGGCGATCCTCGACGCCTGGCCCGAGGGTGGCATCTTGCTCTTTCTCTTCTCGCTGGGCAATGCGCTGGAACACTACGCGCTCGGTCGGACGCACCGCGCCGTCCGTGCCTTGATGGAGCTGCGTCCGGAAACGGCACTCGTCGTCCGGGACGGAGCCGAATATCTCGTTCCGGTCGAGGACCTCGTTCCGGGAGACGAGGTGATCGTACGCCCAGCGGAACGGATTCCAGTCGATGGAATCGTCCTCAGTGGTGACTCGAGTGTCGATCAGTCCGCGATCACCGGCGAGTCGTTGCCGGTCCACAAGCGTCCGGGCGATCCGGTTTTCAGTGGCACCTTGAACATGACTGGTCTCCTCCGCGTCCGAGTCGAGCGCGCCGTGCACGAGAGCACGCTGGCTCGTATCATCGAGATCGTCGAGCAGGCGCGCGAACAGAAGTCGCGCGCGCAACGCTTCGCCGAGGCGTTTCAGGGGAAGTACGCTCTCGGCGTCATCGTCGTGTCCGCTCTCGCGTTCGCCGTTCCGGTCGCGCTCGGTGCCCCGGCTGAAACGACCTTCTATCGGGCGATGACCCTGCTGGTTGCCGCGTCACCCTGTGCGCTGGTCATCTCGACACCGGCCTCGATTCTCTCGGCACTCGCCAATGCTGCTCGCAACGGCGTGCTGTTCAAGGGGTCGTTGCAACTAGAGACCATCGGCACGATCGACGCGGTCGTCTTCGACAAGACCGGGACGCTGACGGTCGGCAAGCCGCGCTTGACTGAATTGATTCCGGCGGAGGGCATCGATGCGCAGGAAGTGCTGCGCTTTGTCGCGCCGGTCGAGTATCGATCTGAACACCCGCTCGGGCTGGCGATCGTCGCGCACGCTGACGCCCTCGGTGCTTTCGATCATGCGCTGGTCGATCGCGTGGAATCGCTCACGGCCTTGGTCGGCCGCGGTGTGCGCGCCGAGGTAGCAGGTCGCACGGTCCTCGTCGGGAACGAGCTCCTGCTCCGCGAACACGGGATCGCTGTTCCGCCTGACCTCCACGAGGTCGCGAGCGAACTCCGGGAACGTGGTCGGACCGCTGTCTATGCGGCGCTCGATGGGCGAGTCGTCGCGGTGTTCGGTATCGCGGATGTCGTCCGCCCGGTCGCGCGGCAGGTGATCACCCAGTTGCGGGCGCTCGGTATCCGTCGGCTGGTGATGCTGACCGGCGACAACGAACGGGCCGCTCGGGCGATCGCCCGCGAGATCGGACTCGAGGAATGGCGTGCTGGGCTTCTCCCGGAGGACAAGGTTGCGGTCGTGCGTGAACTCCAAGCAGCTGGACTGCGCGTCGCGATGGTCGGGGACGGGGTCAACGATGCGCCGGCTCTCGCCGCTGCCGACGTCGGTATCGCCATGGGTGCAGCTGGTACCGACGTCGCTTTAGAAACTGCCGATGTCGTTCTGATGAGCGACGATCTCACCAAGCTTCCGTATGCGATCCAGCTCTCGCGGGCTGCCCGGCGGGTCATCGTGCAGAACCTCGCCATCGCGCTCGGGGTGATCGTGGTGTTGGTGACCAGCATTCTTGTCCACGGTGTGCCACTTCCGCTGGCGGTCGTCGGGCACGAGGGAAGCACGATCGTCGTCGTGCTCAACGGCTTGCGCCTCCTCGCCTTCCGCCCTCGCTCGACCGAGTTGTCGCCGGCGGCAGTACCGGCTCGCCCATGA
- a CDS encoding YczE/YyaS/YitT family protein, which yields MALAVDRAMKWRERLVRATMLVGGLFLFALALVLGLRSGLGAYSWMVFHDGISRHTPLTVGQASIVVSLVTVGAGWALGVSPGFGTVANLVLIGIFTDFLLWIGMIPQARDTFEGVIEVAASVVLLGIASGMYIAADFGAGPRDSLMLALARRTRWSIGWIRWSMESAVTVIGILLGGSFGIGTIMVALTVGPAVRLGFALFGLDGRGRRRKEICDVRR from the coding sequence ATGGCTTTGGCTGTGGACCGGGCCATGAAGTGGAGAGAGCGGTTGGTTCGGGCGACTATGTTGGTCGGGGGATTGTTCTTGTTCGCTTTGGCACTCGTACTCGGGCTCCGTAGCGGCCTCGGTGCGTATTCTTGGATGGTTTTTCATGACGGGATCAGTCGCCACACACCGTTGACCGTCGGACAGGCGAGCATCGTGGTAAGTCTGGTAACTGTGGGAGCTGGCTGGGCGCTCGGGGTATCCCCCGGTTTCGGTACGGTTGCCAATCTTGTGCTGATCGGGATCTTCACGGACTTTCTTTTATGGATTGGGATGATTCCTCAGGCTCGTGATACGTTCGAAGGAGTGATCGAGGTCGCGGCCTCTGTTGTCCTCCTCGGAATCGCGAGCGGCATGTATATCGCCGCTGACTTCGGTGCAGGTCCGCGCGATAGCCTGATGCTCGCACTCGCTCGCCGGACGAGGTGGTCGATCGGATGGATCCGTTGGAGTATGGAATCGGCTGTGACGGTCATCGGCATCCTCTTGGGGGGATCGTTCGGGATAGGGACGATCATGGTTGCGTTGACGGTCGGTCCGGCCGTCCGGCTGGGTTTTGCGCTCTTCGGTTTGGATGGTCGCGGCCGTCGCAGGAAGGAGATTTGTGATGTACGACGGTGA
- the ndk gene encoding nucleoside-diphosphate kinase, with the protein MERTLIIVKPDAVQRGLVGEVLRRLEQRGLRFVGLKLMKVDREVAERHYAEHRGKPFYEDLLAFITSGPVVVGVVEGPRAIEITRKTMGKTDPAQAEPGTIRGDLALTIGQNVIHGSDSPEKASYEIGLFFREDELVSYERAIDRWIMG; encoded by the coding sequence GTGGAGCGGACGCTGATCATCGTGAAGCCGGATGCGGTCCAGCGGGGACTGGTTGGGGAGGTGCTGCGGCGATTGGAGCAGCGTGGCCTGCGCTTCGTCGGTTTGAAGTTGATGAAGGTCGATCGTGAGGTAGCTGAACGGCACTACGCAGAGCACCGGGGCAAACCGTTTTATGAGGACCTGCTGGCGTTCATCACGTCGGGTCCGGTGGTGGTCGGGGTGGTCGAGGGGCCGCGGGCGATCGAGATCACGCGGAAGACGATGGGAAAGACCGATCCGGCGCAGGCGGAGCCCGGCACCATTCGGGGTGATCTGGCGCTGACGATCGGGCAGAACGTGATCCACGGGTCGGACAGCCCGGAGAAGGCGTCGTACGAAATCGGTCTGTTTTTCCGCGAAGATGAACTCGTAAGCTACGAGCGGGCGATCGATCGCTGGATCATGGGCTGA
- the solA gene encoding N-methyl-L-tryptophan oxidase, giving the protein MREERATVIVVGLGIMGSATAWALARRGVRVVGLEQYAPFHALGSSHGKTRIIREAYFESPEYVPLVQRAYELWDELGERTGRRLLRVTGGVSIGRLDSPFIVGARESAQRHGLAHELLDAQEARKRFPVLALPDDFVALVEGRAGILFAEECWRAFCEDAVRHGAELRFGVRVHGFAPDGEGMTVETESGRLRADRVVVTAGPWSTTLLADLGLPLEVRRVLVVHVQPDDPTRFRPEVLPIFIMDVPEGEYYGFPFLPDQGVKFGRHDDGEVCTPESVRRTVTDDEVRWMTGVLQRYLPGAAREVLMTVTCLYTMTPDSHFMIDRHPEWPQVVFAAGFSGHGFKFASVMGEALADLALEGASRLPIGFLSFRRLAKTQ; this is encoded by the coding sequence ATGCGGGAAGAGCGGGCGACAGTCATCGTGGTCGGTCTGGGCATCATGGGGTCGGCGACGGCCTGGGCGCTCGCGCGGCGAGGCGTGCGCGTCGTGGGGCTGGAACAGTATGCGCCCTTTCACGCGCTGGGCTCGTCGCACGGGAAAACGCGGATCATCCGCGAGGCCTACTTCGAGTCGCCGGAGTACGTGCCGCTGGTCCAGCGCGCTTATGAGCTGTGGGACGAGCTCGGCGAGCGAACTGGACGGAGGCTTTTGCGGGTGACCGGTGGTGTGAGTATCGGGCGGCTGGATAGCCCGTTCATCGTCGGGGCGCGCGAGAGCGCGCAGCGGCACGGGCTGGCGCACGAACTGCTGGACGCGCAGGAAGCCCGAAAACGCTTTCCCGTGCTGGCGCTGCCGGACGACTTCGTCGCGCTCGTCGAAGGGCGAGCGGGGATCCTCTTCGCGGAAGAGTGCTGGCGAGCCTTCTGTGAGGATGCGGTGCGGCATGGGGCGGAGCTGCGCTTCGGTGTGCGTGTGCACGGGTTTGCGCCGGACGGGGAAGGGATGACGGTGGAGACCGAGAGCGGTCGACTGCGCGCGGATCGCGTGGTGGTGACTGCCGGACCGTGGTCAACGACATTGCTGGCTGATTTGGGATTGCCGCTCGAGGTGCGGCGGGTGCTCGTCGTCCACGTCCAGCCTGACGATCCGACTCGGTTCCGACCAGAGGTGCTGCCGATTTTCATCATGGACGTTCCAGAAGGTGAGTATTATGGTTTCCCCTTCTTGCCGGATCAGGGGGTGAAGTTCGGTCGCCACGACGATGGCGAGGTGTGCACGCCGGAATCAGTGCGGAGGACGGTGACCGACGATGAGGTGCGCTGGATGACTGGAGTCCTCCAACGGTATCTTCCCGGAGCCGCTCGCGAGGTCCTGATGACGGTGACCTGCCTGTATACGATGACCCCAGACAGTCATTTCATGATCGACCGACATCCCGAGTGGCCACAGGTGGTCTTCGCTGCTGGTTTTTCCGGACACGGGTTCAAGTTCGCGTCGGTGATGGGGGAGGCACTGGCTGATCTCGCACTGGAAGGCGCCAGTCGGTTACCGATCGGCTTTTTGAGCTTCCGCCGATTGGCGAAGACTCAGTAA
- the serA gene encoding phosphoglycerate dehydrogenase has translation MDRSIRLALDLDGVLTEHPAPLAQAANRALGMQLPDHAFVDSHGCNVPEAVRLWVYGPGGPATLLDPAPNAPKLLQQLLQALGDERLVIITARPQGSQPTTEEWLQRHGFPPCRIVFADDKVAVARELGVTHAIEDSLRHATRYAEAGITCFLLTQDPAPPAESPFIVRVPDFTAAVQAILRLAGAPIALPGSGDGAQPRRRRIVVSDVIDQRARERLASEADVIEVDGRDKPALYEALREADALIVRSETQVTRELLAHAPRLRVVARAGTGVDNIDLQAATEAGILVLNAPGANAVSAGEHTVALMLAIARNLIDANATTHAGRWERKRFRPFDLKGKTIGIVGLGRVGSVVAQRLRAFECRLLGYDPYITRERFAQLGVEPVDYETLLENSDIVTFHVPATPETRHMLDARAIARMKPGAIVINCARGEVVDVQALAEALKSGHLAAAGVDVFPEEPAYQSPLFGLPNVVLTPHIGGSSREALEAVGEIIATTTLAALRGEIVPNAVNLPAASLHAPELRRLTRVAEAAGHLIAVLQPARPTTFQVTVHGQVASDIAEHVTAVALAAALRRWTVRRVTPVNARFVAQELHLFVDVRFDTTASTVPEFNFEVDGDPPHHVMVRWDHREAGIMEVDRFSLERPLAGHMLITHHLDRPGIIGRIGTILGRYEVNIAGMQVGRRARGGEAIMVLNVDDPIPEAALNEILQIPDVWTAYVVSLPESGDYPMAAGSALSAAVAHTRLR, from the coding sequence ATGGATCGCTCGATTCGACTCGCACTCGATCTTGACGGCGTCCTGACCGAGCATCCGGCACCGCTCGCCCAAGCAGCGAACCGGGCGCTCGGCATGCAACTTCCCGATCACGCCTTCGTCGACTCTCACGGATGCAACGTTCCGGAGGCAGTTCGCCTGTGGGTCTATGGCCCAGGCGGGCCAGCAACGCTCCTCGATCCGGCGCCGAACGCCCCGAAGCTCCTCCAGCAGTTGCTGCAGGCGTTGGGCGACGAGCGACTGGTGATCATCACGGCTCGGCCGCAGGGATCCCAGCCGACGACCGAAGAATGGCTGCAGCGACACGGTTTTCCACCCTGCCGGATCGTCTTCGCTGACGATAAAGTGGCGGTCGCACGCGAACTCGGCGTCACTCATGCGATCGAGGACAGTCTGCGGCACGCCACCCGGTATGCGGAGGCAGGGATCACCTGCTTCCTGTTGACCCAGGATCCTGCCCCGCCGGCTGAGTCCCCCTTCATCGTCCGCGTTCCCGATTTCACCGCTGCAGTGCAGGCGATCCTGCGGCTCGCTGGTGCACCCATCGCCTTGCCCGGCAGTGGTGACGGTGCGCAGCCGCGCCGGCGTCGCATCGTGGTGAGCGACGTCATCGACCAACGGGCACGCGAGCGACTCGCCAGCGAGGCGGACGTCATCGAGGTCGATGGGCGCGACAAACCGGCGCTCTACGAGGCATTGCGCGAGGCCGACGCCCTTATCGTGCGCAGCGAGACACAGGTGACGCGCGAACTCCTCGCCCACGCCCCGCGTCTCCGCGTCGTGGCCCGAGCCGGCACGGGGGTCGACAACATCGACCTTCAAGCGGCCACCGAGGCCGGTATTCTGGTCCTGAACGCGCCGGGTGCCAACGCCGTCTCAGCGGGCGAACATACCGTCGCCCTCATGCTGGCCATCGCGCGCAACTTGATCGACGCCAACGCGACGACGCACGCGGGACGGTGGGAACGCAAGCGCTTTCGCCCCTTCGATCTCAAGGGGAAGACGATCGGAATCGTCGGCCTCGGGCGCGTCGGTTCGGTCGTGGCGCAGCGACTCCGGGCATTCGAGTGCCGACTTCTCGGCTATGACCCGTACATCACCCGCGAGCGCTTCGCGCAACTCGGCGTGGAACCGGTCGACTACGAGACGCTTTTGGAAAACAGCGACATCGTGACGTTCCACGTTCCCGCGACGCCAGAAACGCGCCACATGCTCGATGCCCGGGCGATCGCGCGCATGAAGCCGGGAGCCATCGTGATCAACTGCGCGCGCGGGGAGGTGGTCGATGTGCAGGCATTGGCCGAGGCGCTGAAGAGCGGCCATTTGGCAGCGGCTGGAGTCGATGTCTTCCCCGAGGAGCCGGCCTACCAGAGCCCCCTCTTCGGCCTCCCCAATGTCGTCCTCACTCCGCACATCGGCGGATCGAGCCGTGAGGCCCTGGAAGCGGTCGGTGAGATCATCGCCACCACCACGTTGGCTGCGCTGCGCGGTGAGATCGTGCCCAACGCGGTGAACTTGCCAGCTGCGTCCCTCCATGCACCGGAACTGCGTCGCCTCACTCGGGTGGCGGAAGCCGCCGGCCATCTCATCGCCGTCCTGCAGCCAGCTCGTCCGACCACCTTCCAGGTGACAGTCCACGGTCAAGTCGCCTCGGACATCGCTGAGCATGTGACCGCGGTCGCACTCGCCGCCGCTTTGCGTCGCTGGACAGTCCGCCGGGTCACCCCGGTCAATGCCCGGTTCGTCGCCCAAGAACTGCACCTCTTCGTCGATGTCCGCTTCGATACCACTGCCTCGACCGTGCCGGAATTCAATTTCGAAGTCGACGGGGATCCGCCACACCACGTCATGGTTCGCTGGGATCATCGCGAGGCCGGCATCATGGAAGTCGACCGTTTCTCACTGGAGCGCCCCCTGGCCGGCCACATGCTGATCACCCATCACCTCGACCGACCCGGCATCATCGGCCGAATCGGGACGATTCTCGGGCGCTACGAGGTGAACATCGCCGGCATGCAGGTCGGGCGGCGGGCGCGCGGCGGCGAAGCGATCATGGTGCTCAACGTGGACGACCCGATCCCGGAAGCCGCCTTGAACGAGATTCTCCAGATCCCGGATGTGTGGACCGCGTATGTGGTGTCGCTTCCCGAGTCAGGCGATTACCCGATGGCCGCCGGGAGCGCTCTCTCAGCGGCGGTCGCTCACACCAGACTCCGGTAA